One Notolabrus celidotus isolate fNotCel1 chromosome 16, fNotCel1.pri, whole genome shotgun sequence DNA window includes the following coding sequences:
- the LOC117828064 gene encoding prostate stem cell antigen-like translates to MSHSQLLIVLLCCLPLTACLRCYTCVFPAVSPLECFKFPQECPAGQRCLSSTAMGKRGALQMTMYEKSCAIPSQCGVTGQKFAAGLYFNYTNVCCDTDLCNGAMTTAALSWGGVVLCLLPALTLLLS, encoded by the exons ATGTCTCACTCACAACTCCTGATTGTGCTCCTCTGTTGTCTGCCTCTGACAG CCTGTTTGCGGTGTTACACCTGTGTGTTTCCCGCTGTCTCTCCTCTGGAGTGCTTTAAGTTCCCCCAGGAGTGTCCAGCTGGGCAACGCTGCCTGTCCAGTACCGCCATGGGGAAACGGG GTGCCCTACAGATGACGATGTACGAGAAGAGCTGTGCGATCCCCTCTCAGTGCGGTGTGACTGGACAGAAGTTTGCCGCAGGCCTTTACTTCAACTACACCAACGTGTGCTGTGACACAGACCTGTGTAACGGAGCCATGACCACTGCTGCCCTCAGCTGGGGGGGAGTGGTTCTCTGCCTGCTGCCTGCACTCACTCTGCTGCTGTCCTGA
- the ddah2 gene encoding N(G),N(G)-dimethylarginine dimethylaminohydrolase 2 translates to MANICPYGSFTHAVVRGIPETFGKAEVVDGRENGDVSVDLAKAQRQFGCLTGALRQKVGLQLIEIPPDPELPESWRIEDVAVIQGDTALITRPYKHQRRSEAEAVRRVMSELNLTVVEMGSNEADSGGATLEGSDVLFTGREFFVGLSSNTNRSGAEVLADTFRDFAVSTVPVCGGARLKNICSMGGPDTIIINNSEGAKKTLRMMEQLTDHHYEVLIVPEESAANCVYIRGPSSRDFLLHRPAEECPDSVSAFQKLQDYTLLPTANSEASKLGASLSSLCLLINRKHTYF, encoded by the exons ATGGCAAACATTTGCCCATATGGCAGCTTCACCCACGCCGTGGTACGAGGCATCCCAGAGACCTTTGGAAAAGCGGAGGTGGTAGACGGCCGGGAAAACGGGGACGTGTCTGTGGACCTGGCCAAAGCGCAACGTCAGTTTGGTTGCCTGACGGGAGCTCTGAGGCAGAAAGTGGGCCTGCAGCTGATTGAGATCCCCCCTGACCCCGAGCTGCCGGAGAGCTGGAGGATAGAGGATGTGGCAGTCATCCAGGGAGACACAGCACTCATCACCAGACCATACAAACATCAGAGACGCAGTGAG GCGGAGGCAGTGAGGAGGGTGATGTCAGAGCTTAACCTGACTGTGGTGGAGATGGGATCCAATGAGGCTGACTCTGGAGGGGCCACGCTGGAGGGCAGCGACGTCCTCttcacagggagagagttcTTCGTCGGCCTGTCCTCCAACACCAACCGCAGTGGGGCTGAAGTGCTGGCGGATACATTTAGG GACTTTGCTGTGTCCACTGTTCCTGTCTGTGGTGGAGCTCGACTGAAGAACATCTGCTCCATGGGGGGACCAGATAcaatcatcatcaacaacagcGAGGGAGCCAAGAAGACACTGAgg ATGATGGAACAGCTGACTGATCACCACTATGAAGTCCTGATTGTTCCTGAGGAATCAGCAGCAAACTGCGTCTACATCAGAGGTCCGTCCAGTCGGGACTTCCTGCTCCACCGGCCCGCAGAGGAATGTCCTGACAGCGTCTCT GCCTTCCAGAAGCTCCAGGACTACACCCTCCTGCCCACAGCCAACAGTGAGGCCTCCAAATTGGGAgcgtctctgtcctcactctgcctGCTcatcaacagaaaacacacatattTCTGA
- the rps5 gene encoding 40S ribosomal protein S5, whose amino-acid sequence MTDWETAPAVAETPEIKLFGKWSTDDVQINDISLQDYIAVKEKYAKYLPHSGGRYAAKRFRKAQCPIVERLTNSMMMHGRNNGKKLMTVRIVKHAFEIIHLLTGENPLQVLVNAIINSGPREDSTRIGRAGTVRRQAVDVSPLRRVNQAIWLLCTGAREAAFRNIKTIAECLADELINAAKGSSNSYAIKKKDELERVAKSNR is encoded by the exons A TGACTGATTGGGAGACTGCCCCAGCTGTGGCTGAGACTCCTGAGATCAAGCTCTTTGGCAAGTGGAGCACTGATGATGTCCAGATCAATGACATCTCCCTGCAG GATTACATTGCTGTGAAAGAGAAGTACGCCAAGTACTTGCCACACTCTGGAGGACGTTATGCCGCCAAGCGTTTCCGCAAGGCCCAGTGCCCCATCGTGGAGCGTCTCACCAACTCCATGATGATGCACGGCCGCAACAACGGCAAGAAGCTGATGACAGTGCGCATTGTGAAGCACGCCTTCGAGATCATCCACCTGCTGACTGGAGAG AACCCCCTCCAGGTTTTGGTAAACGCCATCATCAACAGTGGACCCCGTGAGGACTCCACCCGTATCGGTCGTGCCGGTACCGTCAGGAGGCAGGCTGTGGACGTGTCGCCCCTCCGCAGAGTCAACCAG GCTATCTGGCTGCTGTGCACAGGAGCAAGAGAAGCTGCTTTCAGGAACATCAAGACCATTGCTGAGTGTCTGGCTGATGAGCTGATCAACGCAGCCAAG GGTTCATCTAACTCTTACGCCATCAAGAAGAAAGACGAGTTGGAGAGAGTTGCCAAGTCCAACCGTTAA